The DNA region TTAAATGATTTGCGTCCTCTTTTACCAGCTTTAAACACTTCTTTTTTTGGCGCAACAATCGTTTCCCCAAATAAATCCTTTGCAAGAGGAATATTCGAAGTCGTTTCCTTTTTTACCTTTTCATCCCAAAAATCTGGATAATCAAAGACCATTTCATCTGTAGAAATTTCTTCGTTTTCCTCTTTGAATTCAGGTAGATATTGCTCTTGAGGATTTTCATTTTCAGCAAATTCAGAAATTTCTGATGTCTCAGAAGTTACTACTTCGGATTCAGATGTTGGAGCAGCAGGTTCAACATATTTAGGTTCTGAATTCTCAGGTTCTTGAAACTCTTCATTATTCCCAAGCTCTACTTCTTCTGAAACGATTTCACTTCTCTCTGGTGTATTTGTATCTTCCTCTTGTACAATTTCTGTGTCCTTTTCTTCTTCTAAAATAGATTCCTCAATTTCAGATACATCATTTGATTCAAAGGTTGGTACAGGTTCTATATATTCTGGTTCTGAATTCTCAGCGTCTAAGATTGCCTCTTGGTTTTCTTCATTATTGCCAAACTCTGCTTCTTCCGAAACGGTTTCACTACTCTCTGGCGTATTTGTATCTTCCTCTTGTACAATTTCAGTATCCTTTTCTTCTTCTAAAATAGATTCCTCAATTTCAGATACATCATTCGATTCAAAGATTGGCGCGGGCTCTACATATTCAGGTTCTGAATTCTCAGCGAATAAAATTGGTTCTTGGAATTCTTCATTATTGTCAAATGCTGCTTCTTCCGAAACGGTTTCACTACTCTCTGGCGTATTTGTATCTTCCTCTTGTACAATTTCAGTATCCTTTTCTTCTTCTAAAATAGATTCCTCAATTTCAGATACATCATTCGATTCAAAGATTGGCGCGGGCTCTACATATTCAGGTTCTGAATTCTCAGCGAATAAAATTGGTTCTTGGAATTCTTCATTATTGTCAAATGCTGCTTCTTTCGAAACGGTTTCACTACTCTCTGGTGTATTTGTATCTTCCTCTTGTACAATTTCTGTGTCCTTTTCTTCTTCTAAAATAGATTCCTCAATTTCAGATACATTATTTGATTCAAAGGTTGGTACAGGTTCTATATATTCTGGTTCTGAATTCTCAGCGTCTAAGATTGCCTCTTGGTTTTCTTCATTATTGCCAAACGCTGCTTCTTCCGAAACAGTTTCACTACTCTCTGGTGTATTTATATCTTCCTCTTGTACAATTTCAGTATCCTTTTCTTCTTCTAAAATAGATTCCTCAATTTCAGATACATCATTCGATTCAAAGATTGGCGCGGGCTCTACATATTCAGGTTCTGAATCAGAGTTTAATAATTCCGCCGACATTTCATTTGTAGGAAAGCCCAAGTCACTATTTTTAGAAATCGAATCTTGTCCCAAACATTCTAATTCAGCTCTCTCTTCAGACAGGTAAATTGTAGGTTCTTCTATATAATCTTCTACATTCTCGTCTGCAGCAAAATTTTCAATTTCCACTTGTGCATCCGTATATATTTCCTCGTCAGGAATTACTTGTTCATCCCAAGGAAATTCATCTTCAGAATTCTCATCCAATTGTTGATATTCGTCCTCTGAAATAGAATAATTTTCAGTTGTTGCAAATACAATTTCTTCAGACGCAGCGGTATTAACGCCTTCTTCTTGTTCTACAATATCATTATTTATTTCTTCAGTTACTTCCTTATTGGGAGCGTCATTTTCTATAGCAGGAACATCGTCGGAAACGCTTTCTCCAAATAGAGAAACCTCAGGTCCAGCATCTTTTGCGGCCTGCTTTTTTGTCGTACTTTTCGCCCTTGCCTCTTCCTTTTTATCAGAAGGAGTTTCTTCAAAACCAAATAATGATAACTGTGAATCCATTGTGTAAAAATACAGATTCAGAATAAAAAAATCGAACTATTGTCGTTATTGTTTGACTAAAACAATCTTCTTTCGATCTGCTTCATATACTTTCTCAAAATATTGAATCATATCATTGTATTCTGTAGGGGCGAATTCGCCAGCATATCTCTCTTGTTTTCTTTTAAAAATAATCTTTCCATCTTTCACTTCTGACATTGCAGAATATCTACCAAATTTTGTCATAATAATGACTGGTTTCGGCAGTGCTTCAACTATATAACCAGAGGGGACGGAGATATTTACACTATCTATATCTTCAAAAGGGAAAGTGAATACTTCAGACGTTTTTCTTACTTCATATTTGGGTAATTTCTCTTGTGATAGATTAAAAAGATTAGGTACAATTACAATACGCTTTCCCATAACAGTGGCATAATTACTAGCGACTACATCTAAATCTTCCTCAATCTGTGGAATAGATTTCATATTTTCCACATATTTATGACTGGTCACTTCATATGTTGGCAGATCAAATAATCTATTCAGATATTTTTTCAAATCATCACTAGATCCTTCATGCAACATAGAAAAAATACTTTCCTGTTGTTGACCTGTATAATTGGTATGAATAGTTCCTTTTAAATTTCCATCTACATCCATTTGAATTGAAGCTTCTCTTATTTGCCCATTTTGCTTATACGTTAGTTTCGGCGTTTCAACAATTATACCGCCATTTGGTGTAATCATTAATGCCTTTCTATTTGCAGTAAAAGAACTTAAATAATTCATTGGAAGTGTTTGGCTCGTACATTCCAACCAAATACTATCTTTTTCTTGTGGTACACAGAGAATTACATGGTTAAAAAAATTACTAGAAAAAGAGGGCAATAAATAATCCGTATTTCGCTCTCCTGCCTTTATCAATACAGGATAAGAATTTATGCTAGCTTCTTTCAAAAGACTATACATATAATTAGATAAAGCCTTACAATCGCCATACTTATTTTTAGCCACGAAATTTGCATCAAATGGTTGCCAACCACCAATACCCAACTGTACACTTATATACCTATAGTTTTGTTGCAAATATTGATATAGTTTTCTAATCTTCTCTGTATTAGAAAGCCCATCTGTCAAACTATGCACTTCTGCTACTACATTAGGAGGTAATGTATTTCTTCCTTCATATAGTTGATAGGAAAATTGTCCAAAATCTTTCCATGTGGACATATCTCCAGTGTATTGATCAAAACTAAACTTGGAAGGAGATATGATCACTTTTGGTAAAATATTATGTATTCCGATCGGCGCAAATTTTTCAAACTCAATAGCTTTGAAATTTTGAATATTCCATACATAGGTTGTTGTTTTCCCCTTTATAGTTTGTGGTATGACTTGCGACATATTCAACGGTAAACAACGAAGATTATAATCATTAGGAACCTCTATTGATAACGCTCCTTTTTCCATTGACTCTCTGTAGTCATCAATTGGATCCCAATTAGGAATAAAAAATAAAGATTTTATAGTTGTTTCTACTTCATACTCTACAGTATAGGGATATTTTGAATAATAAAAATTAATTAATTTGAACCGCGTATCCATCATCAAATTTTCATCTCCACTTGTCGGCTTATCCGAAATATCTTTCTTTTTGAGGCTTTTAATTTTTTCTCCCTTTTCATCCCAAAGTGTCCCATTTATATCTTCAATTACATTTTTCTTATCGTAAGGCACAACTAAAATAGCTTGATCCGCTCCATTTTCATTAAGAATCGTGATAGCATATTTTTGTTTAATTACAGCTTCATTTGGGCTTTTAACTATAATTTTCATTTCATCCAAACGCTTCACCGCATCTGCATTTGTTTTCAATGAATCAATGATAAGAGAGGTATCATAAGGCTTTTGTGCTCGAATAATGCATAGACAAAAAAGACTTATAGTTAGAAAAAATAGCTTCATAGTTTAGTTTTTCTTCTTTTTTAAAACAATCGGTTCGCTTTCTTTTTTCACTACAAAACCATAAAAATCACGTAATGTATTATAGTCTTCTGGTGAGAATGTTGCTTTGTCAAGTCTTAAGGTGCATTTCAACTGTATAGCCTTTCCTTGAGTAGAAATTAAATATTCAAACATACCTTCATTTTCAAATAGTTTTACCCTTGCCGATTTGGGCATCTCATCTATTTCGTATCCTTCCGGAATAGTCATATTTAGATAATATACCTGATTCATTTTAGCCGTAAATTCTACTGGATAACTGCGTTCTGCAGTTTTAAATGGATTATCCTTTTCTCTATCAAACACTATTGGATTAAAATAATAAATATCCTCATCACCAATAGTTTGCTTATACTTGAAATTTAAAGAAAGTGGCATATCATAGTTCTTAATTGAATCCACAGTTGCTTCACTAAAATGAACACTGGGCGTATATCCATTTTCTATAGTTTCTAAATATTTTTTTTCACCGACACTCAGCACTTTATCTCTCTGATATTGAGATTCAAAATTACCATAATTTACGCTCACACCAATATCCAAAGAATCATTTCCAATCGGGTCAATATTGACAAATATTGATTTTTTTTCTGTGATGGAGTCTGGGGATAAATACACTAATTCTGGCAATTGTTCATTTATTGTTCTACTTGGTCCATTATAACAATAACTATTCAATTGGTTAAATCCAAGATGTTTATCACTTGCATCCAAAAAATATTTTTTCCCATTATAGTTGACACGACAAAGCACATAATTAAAACGATTCATAATTGGATAAATATCAAAGGGTCTGATATGATCTCTTGTGCCTAATATCACAGGATCTGCACTTATTCCTTTCCTACGCATTGCCGCTGTCAATAATATATTAATATCTGCAACGCTTCCTTTTTTTAACTTCCAAGTTTCTTTAATTGGCTGCGTTAACCAAATGGACCGTTTGTCCGTGGAATTCAAACTGTTCTGCACTAAACGAAAAACGGCTTTGACGGTTTCTATAGAATCGTTTGTAGGGATATCTTTTAAGTCATCGTCTAAAAACCTATTTGTAGATTGTAGTTGATGTCCAAAATCTTCATCCTTGTTTAAATCTACCGCCTCTTCTTGCCAACTATGCATATAATTTTTGATCGGCTGATCAGGCAATTTGAGCGAACTTAACTGAAAACTTATCTTTGATGTATAGTTTTCTAATGACGAAATATAGGGCTCATTTTTTAGTACTTTTACGTTTTGCATTCCCCATTTCCGCACTACGGTTTTACTATGAACATTGATTGAATGTGAGCTTTCATAGGATTGATTACCTGGAACTAAAATACTGTAGTTATTTTCTTTTTGTTTAAATGTATCCAAATCAAAATTGCGATATCCGTCTAAGCTCATTCTATAATCGAATATTGTTGGTAATTCTATTTCAAATTCAGACCAAACACGAGGATAACCACCTTGAAAATACCAAGGATCAATAGAACTAAAATAAGGGCTTTCCGTTTTATATTTATATTCTATAATGGAACCTTCTTTGATATTGGGAAATGTAAATTTTACATTCTCAAAATTGCCAGATTGTTCATGATAGATTTTGTCTTTTTCTACGGCACTTTTTTCTAGTTGACCATTATTAACATTATAGGAAACCGCTTGTAGTGATATCAATTTTTCTTTATCCCCAGATTTTGGTACATATAAAGGCACTATAACAGTTGCAATATCATAACCACTTTTCTTCATTATTCGAATACGTGCGATTCTTTCTGTTACAAGAGAGAAAAATCCCTGATTATTGCCTTGAAAATAAGTATTACCTCTATCAAATAAATAAACAGCTTCTGCGGAGGAATCCACCTCATATGCGGTTGGTTTAAAGTCTTCAACTTTTACATTCCCATAAGTAATCTCTGGTCCTGCAACTTTATTGCTCTGTGCAAATGAATGCGTCACAAATAGTATACTCATGCTTAATAGCACAAAATATTTAGTCATAGTAGTAATTTTGGTATAATATGTTTTTTAAAATTGAGTTTTAGGGTTCTAATTAATTTATCTCCTGCTAGCAATCAATAAATTCAAATCGGTATATTTTAAGTTAAATCTTTCGCTAATATAGAAATTAGTTAGGAAACCTTTGTATAAATAAACGCCGCTTCGCAAATTAATGTCTTGCCAGATCATCGATTCAAATCCGCCTTCATCTCCGATTTCAATCAACATAGGCATCAAGACATTACTCGTTGCTTGGCTTGCAGTACGAGCAAACCCACTGGTAATATTGGGAACGCAATAATGTACGACATCATGCTTGCGATACACAGGATTTTCTAATGTTGTTGGTACGCTCGTTTCAAAACAACCACCGCGATCAATACTGATATCGATAATGACACTTCCTGGACGCATACGAGCGACCATCTCTTCTGTAACGATAACAGGAGTCCGACCTTTTTCCGAACTTAAAGCGCCAACAGCAACTTCGCAAGTTTTTAATTGTTTGGCAAGTATATTCGGTTCGATTACGCTCGTCCACATACGCATCCCAAGATTATTTTGTAATCTTTTGAGACGGTAAATATTGTTGTCAAATACCTTTACCGAAGCGCCGAGCGCCATTGCCGTACGAGCGGCATATTCGCCCACAACACCCGCACCCAAAATAATTACTTTAGTTGGAGGAATACCGCTAATACCACCCAATAGGACACCTTTCCCATTATTTCCACAAGAAAGATATTCGCCTGCAATCAACATAGAAGCACTCCCAGCAATTTCGCTCATAGTACGCACGATAGGGTACGTGCCGCTATCATCTTTTAACCATTCAAATGCTATTGCTGTAACTTTCTTTTTGGCTAAAGATTCAACAATATTTTTATTTAATGACGCATGATGTATCGGAGAAAGTACGATTTGGTTAGGCTGTAAAAGAGGAACTTCCTCTTCGAATATAGGTGCACTTTTTATCAGTAATGGGCATTTATACACAGTTTCTTTGTCATACACAATTTGCGCACCAGCGTCACTAAAATCTTTGTCACTATATTGCGCACCTTCACCAGCTTTGGATTCAATGATTACATCATGTCCATTATTTACTAACACACTCACTGCCTCTGGTATCAAGGCCACACGATTTTCTTGAAATGCAGATTCTTTAGGTATACCAATGACTAATTTCGAACTTTTAGGTTTGATGTCGAGCATTTCTTCCTGTGTTTCAAAACTGACACCAAGATCTATAATAGGAATGGGCTTTGACATAATGTAATCATTTAAAAATTTGGTCTTTTCTAACTTCTAATATTCTTTTCCCATCCGTATGAACAGAAAAATATAGGTGAATGGTTATTTCTTTTTCTAATAATTCTGGCGCGATTTCTGGCCATTCTACGATACTCAATTTGGATGCGTAAATAGCATCTTCGACTCCTGCATTAACGGCGTCTTCTTCTCCCTTGAGTCTGTAAAGATCAATATGGCTAATCGTACCGATTATCGGACTGATATATTGGTTGATGATGGCAAACGTAGGACTACTTATATTATCTTCACATTGTAAAATATTTTTGCAAAGCATATTGGTAAATGTCGTCTTACCGACGCCCATGTCTCCGTGCATTGCCCATATTTTATAAGATTGAAATTCATTCCAGCATTGCCCCACCACTTGTTCTAACTCATCTAAATCATACAATACTTTCATTTTGCAAATATCCTTTCATTAAGACAATATTAGCAAAAGAATTTAAAAGAAATATGCATTCCCTAATTTTGACGTAAAATCTACAATTTGTTAATAATGGAAAATAAAAATGAAGTACCACTAACTAATATGCTCGTGTACGGTCAGGAGGGCGAAGAAATGGTTTTTCCAATGAAAACGAGCGATTTAAAAATTGGGGATTTAATACAAGTGGAAGCAGGAGAGCAAATACCAACAGACTTTAAAATATTGGTAGGCGAATTAGTCGTGGAAAAAGATGGAAAAGATCTTATTTTTCAAAAAGGCAATATCGCAGTGGCTCCGTTTTTAGTAAAAAAAGGTAAGGCAAAAGGTTATGTTTTCTCCGCAATGGAAGATGCCATTTATGCTAAAAAAGAGTAAAAATGTCCTTTTGCATAGATTATTTTGTTATTTAGCACCAAAAATTAGCTCCATTTAAGATGTCAGTTACCCTTTGTTTTGATTTTGGAAATACGCGTTTGAAATGCGCCATATTTCACGGCGATCAATTTGTAAAAGAAATTGTTTTGCCCGATACGACGCAAGAAACGCTTTTAAATCTGATACGTACAGAAAATGCGGATCAATCAGTGCTATCATCCGTCATCCATCATGATGAAAGCATTGAAATCTTATTAAAGGAGCATACGCATTTTCATAAAATATCTTCTGAAAGCAAAAAGAATATTGGTACACCTTTTCCCAAAACAACTTCTGTCGGAGCGGATCGTTGGGCATTATTGTCTGGAGCGTTAAATATATTTCCACATCAGCATAATTTGATTATTGGTTTGGGCTCTTGTATCACATACAATTTTTTGGATTGTTTTGATCAATTTTTAGGAGGTGCGATTTCTCCTGGTTTACAGATGCGCTTCAAGGCGATGAACGATCATACAGCACTTTTGCCCTTAGTCACACCTGAATGGAATTTTCCATTGGTGGGTTATGATACCAAAACCAATTTGTTGAGCGGCGTGATTCTAGGCATGAGCAAAGAAATCGATGGCATGATCGATGCTTACAAAGAAAAATATGATCAGTTAAATGTATTGTTAACAGGCGGCGATATGGTATTTTTTACACCACATCTTAAAAATCAAGTTTTGGCAGACGCTCAATTGACCTACAAGGGAATTTATTCTATCGGAAAATTAAACGGTCTTGTGTAAAACGTATAAATTTGCGCTTTGCAAATGAAGATGTTTCTATATATAGCCTTGGTTTTATTTTTGGTTTCATGTAAAAATGATATCAATGAAGTACGTGCATTGGACAAAAAACATGATATCAATATGGAAACCGGCACGATGATCAACGCTTATATGAGTACCGAAGGAAAAGTTAAAGCACATCTTACTGCGCCATACATGATACGCTCTACCTCGGATTCTAACATGACAGAATTTCCCAAAACGTTGACGGTATTTCTTTATGATGACAGTACACGCGTCAACACACACATTTTTGCAAAATATGGTCGTTATATTCAAAGAAAAAGTTTGATTTATCTACGAGATAGCGTCGTAATTTATAATGTAGCCAAAGACACTCTTCGTACGTCTG from Rhizosphaericola mali includes:
- a CDS encoding MerR family transcriptional regulator; protein product: MDSQLSLFGFEETPSDKKEEARAKSTTKKQAAKDAGPEVSLFGESVSDDVPAIENDAPNKEVTEEINNDIVEQEEGVNTAASEEIVFATTENYSISEDEYQQLDENSEDEFPWDEQVIPDEEIYTDAQVEIENFAADENVEDYIEEPTIYLSEERAELECLGQDSISKNSDLGFPTNEMSAELLNSDSEPEYVEPAPIFESNDVSEIEESILEEEKDTEIVQEEDINTPESSETVSEEAAFGNNEENQEAILDAENSEPEYIEPVPTFESNNVSEIEESILEEEKDTEIVQEEDTNTPESSETVSKEAAFDNNEEFQEPILFAENSEPEYVEPAPIFESNDVSEIEESILEEEKDTEIVQEEDTNTPESSETVSEEAAFDNNEEFQEPILFAENSEPEYVEPAPIFESNDVSEIEESILEEEKDTEIVQEEDTNTPESSETVSEEAEFGNNEENQEAILDAENSEPEYIEPVPTFESNDVSEIEESILEEEKDTEIVQEEDTNTPERSEIVSEEVELGNNEEFQEPENSEPKYVEPAAPTSESEVVTSETSEISEFAENENPQEQYLPEFKEENEEISTDEMVFDYPDFWDEKVKKETTSNIPLAKDLFGETIVAPKKEVFKAGKRGRKSFKEIDAEVDLIEVPEDDILFSKQYYPISEVAKWFRVNNSLLRFWENEFDILKPRKNRKGDRLFRPEDIKNLQVIYYLLRNKKYTIDGAKKYLKTNKKTADVNLQIIHALNNFKGFLLELKTNIS
- a CDS encoding DUF3857 domain-containing protein, with translation MKLFFLTISLFCLCIIRAQKPYDTSLIIDSLKTNADAVKRLDEMKIIVKSPNEAVIKQKYAITILNENGADQAILVVPYDKKNVIEDINGTLWDEKGEKIKSLKKKDISDKPTSGDENLMMDTRFKLINFYYSKYPYTVEYEVETTIKSLFFIPNWDPIDDYRESMEKGALSIEVPNDYNLRCLPLNMSQVIPQTIKGKTTTYVWNIQNFKAIEFEKFAPIGIHNILPKVIISPSKFSFDQYTGDMSTWKDFGQFSYQLYEGRNTLPPNVVAEVHSLTDGLSNTEKIRKLYQYLQQNYRYISVQLGIGGWQPFDANFVAKNKYGDCKALSNYMYSLLKEASINSYPVLIKAGERNTDYLLPSFSSNFFNHVILCVPQEKDSIWLECTSQTLPMNYLSSFTANRKALMITPNGGIIVETPKLTYKQNGQIREASIQMDVDGNLKGTIHTNYTGQQQESIFSMLHEGSSDDLKKYLNRLFDLPTYEVTSHKYVENMKSIPQIEEDLDVVASNYATVMGKRIVIVPNLFNLSQEKLPKYEVRKTSEVFTFPFEDIDSVNISVPSGYIVEALPKPVIIMTKFGRYSAMSEVKDGKIIFKRKQERYAGEFAPTEYNDMIQYFEKVYEADRKKIVLVKQ
- a CDS encoding transglutaminase domain-containing protein, which encodes MTKYFVLLSMSILFVTHSFAQSNKVAGPEITYGNVKVEDFKPTAYEVDSSAEAVYLFDRGNTYFQGNNQGFFSLVTERIARIRIMKKSGYDIATVIVPLYVPKSGDKEKLISLQAVSYNVNNGQLEKSAVEKDKIYHEQSGNFENVKFTFPNIKEGSIIEYKYKTESPYFSSIDPWYFQGGYPRVWSEFEIELPTIFDYRMSLDGYRNFDLDTFKQKENNYSILVPGNQSYESSHSINVHSKTVVRKWGMQNVKVLKNEPYISSLENYTSKISFQLSSLKLPDQPIKNYMHSWQEEAVDLNKDEDFGHQLQSTNRFLDDDLKDIPTNDSIETVKAVFRLVQNSLNSTDKRSIWLTQPIKETWKLKKGSVADINILLTAAMRRKGISADPVILGTRDHIRPFDIYPIMNRFNYVLCRVNYNGKKYFLDASDKHLGFNQLNSYCYNGPSRTINEQLPELVYLSPDSITEKKSIFVNIDPIGNDSLDIGVSVNYGNFESQYQRDKVLSVGEKKYLETIENGYTPSVHFSEATVDSIKNYDMPLSLNFKYKQTIGDEDIYYFNPIVFDREKDNPFKTAERSYPVEFTAKMNQVYYLNMTIPEGYEIDEMPKSARVKLFENEGMFEYLISTQGKAIQLKCTLRLDKATFSPEDYNTLRDFYGFVVKKESEPIVLKKKKN
- a CDS encoding alanine dehydrogenase codes for the protein MSKPIPIIDLGVSFETQEEMLDIKPKSSKLVIGIPKESAFQENRVALIPEAVSVLVNNGHDVIIESKAGEGAQYSDKDFSDAGAQIVYDKETVYKCPLLIKSAPIFEEEVPLLQPNQIVLSPIHHASLNKNIVESLAKKKVTAIAFEWLKDDSGTYPIVRTMSEIAGSASMLIAGEYLSCGNNGKGVLLGGISGIPPTKVIILGAGVVGEYAARTAMALGASVKVFDNNIYRLKRLQNNLGMRMWTSVIEPNILAKQLKTCEVAVGALSSEKGRTPVIVTEEMVARMRPGSVIIDISIDRGGCFETSVPTTLENPVYRKHDVVHYCVPNITSGFARTASQATSNVLMPMLIEIGDEGGFESMIWQDINLRSGVYLYKGFLTNFYISERFNLKYTDLNLLIASRR
- the tsaE gene encoding tRNA (adenosine(37)-N6)-threonylcarbamoyltransferase complex ATPase subunit type 1 TsaE, whose product is MKVLYDLDELEQVVGQCWNEFQSYKIWAMHGDMGVGKTTFTNMLCKNILQCEDNISSPTFAIINQYISPIIGTISHIDLYRLKGEEDAVNAGVEDAIYASKLSIVEWPEIAPELLEKEITIHLYFSVHTDGKRILEVRKDQIFK
- a CDS encoding type III pantothenate kinase, with protein sequence MSVTLCFDFGNTRLKCAIFHGDQFVKEIVLPDTTQETLLNLIRTENADQSVLSSVIHHDESIEILLKEHTHFHKISSESKKNIGTPFPKTTSVGADRWALLSGALNIFPHQHNLIIGLGSCITYNFLDCFDQFLGGAISPGLQMRFKAMNDHTALLPLVTPEWNFPLVGYDTKTNLLSGVILGMSKEIDGMIDAYKEKYDQLNVLLTGGDMVFFTPHLKNQVLADAQLTYKGIYSIGKLNGLV
- the lptC gene encoding LPS export ABC transporter periplasmic protein LptC, whose translation is MKMFLYIALVLFLVSCKNDINEVRALDKKHDINMETGTMINAYMSTEGKVKAHLTAPYMIRSTSDSNMTEFPKTLTVFLYDDSTRVNTHIFAKYGRYIQRKSLIYLRDSVVIYNVAKDTLRTSELFWDQNSGRMYTSKEVWVHQYFPENYIDALDGMETSSQNLNNYTFFNPRYGSFMSYSEASLSPGSMDTKK